In Lepisosteus oculatus isolate fLepOcu1 chromosome 15, fLepOcu1.hap2, whole genome shotgun sequence, one genomic interval encodes:
- the pou3f3b gene encoding POU domain, class 3, transcription factor 3-B: MATAASNPYLPSNSILSSGSIVHSDSGGGGMQPGSAAVTSVSAGYRGDPTAKMVQSDFMQGAMAASNGGHMLSHAHQWVTTLPHAAAAAAAAAVAAAEAGSPWSSSPVGMTGSPQQQQDVKNNSGRDDLHTGTTLHHRPPHLGPHQSHPGAWGGTTASHIPSIAGGQQQQSLIYSQPGGFTVNGMLSPPPGSQSLVHPGLVRGDTPELDHGNHHHHHHHQHQHHQQHHGGVNSHDPHSDEDTPTSDDLEQFAKQFKQRRIKLGFTQADVGLALGTLYGNVFSQTTICRFEALQLSFKNMCKLKPLLNKWLEEADSSTGSPTSIDKIAAQGRKRKKRTSIEVSVKGALESHFLKCPKPSAQEITTLADSLQLEKEVVRVWFCNRRQKEKRMTPPGVQQTPDDVYSQVGNGHFLVDYLKDASQPSDQRVTTTSSFHQVILAH, encoded by the exons ATGGCCACTGCCGCTTCCAATCCTTACCTGCCCAGCAACAGCATTCTCTCATCTGGCTCGATCGTGCACTCTGACTCGGGAGGCGGTGGCATGCAACCTGGCAGTGCTGCCGTTACCTCGGTTTCTGCCGGGTACAGAGGAGACCCCACGGCGAAGATGGTACAGAGCGACTTCATGCAGGGAGCCATGGCGGCAAGCAACGGGGGCCATATGTTGAGCCATGCCCATCAGTGGGTAACAACTCTGCCTcatgccgccgccgccgcggcTGCAGCCGCGGTGGCAGCGGCGGAAGCCGGATCGCCTTGGTCGTCGAGCCCCGTTGGGATGACGGGAAGtccccagcagcagcaggacgTCAAAAACAATTCGGGCAGGGACGATCTACACACGGGGACGACGCTGCACCACAGGCCCCCTCATCTGGGTCCCCACCAGAGTCACCCAGGGGCTTGGGGGGGTACTACAGCCTCTCACATACCTTCAATAGCCgggggacagcagcagcagtctCTAATATACTCCCAGCCCGGGGGGTTCACGGTGAACGGGATGCTGAGCCCGCCGCCTGGGAGTCAGAGCTTGGTGCACCCGGGTTTAGTGCGAGGGGACACGCCGGAGCTCGACCACGggaaccaccaccaccaccatcaccaTCAGCATCAGCACCACCAGCAGCACCACGGCGGAGTGAACAGCCACGACCCTCACTCCGATGAGGACACACCGACCTCCGACGACCTGGAGCAGTTCGCCAAGCAATTCAAGCAACGACGGATCAAGCTGGGGTTCACTCAGGCCGACGTCGGGTTAGCTCTTGGCACCTTGTACGGTAACGTCTTCTCCCAGACCACAATTTGCAGGTTCGAGGCACTCCAACTGAGTTTCAAAAATATGTGCAAGCTCAAGCCATTGCTAAACAAATGGTTGGAGGAAGCCGACTCGTCCACCGGGAGTCCCACCAGCATCGACAAGATAGCAGCGCAAGGCAGGAAGCGCAAGAAGCGCACCTCTATCGAAGTGAGTGTTAAGGGGGCATTGGAGAGCCACTTCTTGAAATGCCCAAAACCCTCGGCCCAGGAGATAACCACTCTAGCGGACAGCTTGCAGTTGGAAAAAGAAGTGGTTAGAGTCTGGTTTTGCAATCGgaggcagaaagaaaaaaggatGACCCCCCCAGGAGTGCAGCAGACGCCGGACGATGTGTACTCTCAGGTCGGAAAT GGACATTTTTTAGTAGATTACTTAAAAGATGCGAGTCAACCGAGTGACCAGAGGGTGACAACTACAAGTTCGTTCCACCAGGTAATTTTGGCGCACTAA